Part of the Kitasatospora sp. NBC_01266 genome, GTCCAGCCGGCGCCGGCGGCGTGGAAGACCGCCCGGATCGGCTCGCCGCCCGCCGCCTCCACCGAGGCCACCAGTGCGGTCAGCGCGGCCTGGTCGGCCACCTCGCAGGCGGCGAGGGTGACCTGGGCGCCGAGCTGCCGGAGTTCGGCGCACAGTTCCTCGGCGCCGGGCGCCTCGGGGCCGCTGCGGCTGACCAGCACCAGGTGCTCGGCCCCGGCAACGGCCAGCCAGCGGGCGACGTGGCCGCCGATGGCGCCGGTGCCGCCGGTGATCAGCACGGTGCCGTGCGGGCGCCAGGGCGCGTTCGTGGCGCGGGTCGGCTGCGGGGCGCGGGTCGGCTGCGGGGCGCGGTTCAGGCGCCGGACGTGGATCCCGGACGGGCGGATCGCCAGCTGGTCCTCGGTGCCGTCGTCGCACGGCAGACCGGCGAGCACGGCGCCCAGGCGCTCGGCGCTGCGCCCGTCCCACTGCTCCGGGAGGTCGACCAGGCCGCCCCAGCGCTCGGGGTGCTCCAGACCGACCACCCGGCCGAGCCCCCAGAGCTGGGCCTGGCTCAGGTCCAGCGGCTCGGCGCCGGGCTCCGTGCTGACGGCACCCCGGGTGGCCAGCCAGAGCGGCGCGGTGCTCCGGACCTGGCCGAGCGCCTGCACCAGGGCCAGGCTGCCGGCCAGACCGCGCGGGACGTCCTGGGCGGTGGGCGAGGTGTCCAGGGCCAGCAGGCAGAGCACGCCGTCCACCGGACCGGCGGCGCGCAGCAGGTCGACGAAGTGCGCGGTCTCGGCATCGGTGGCGGCGACGGTGCGCTCGATCACCTCGGCGCCGGCCTTGCCGAGCGCGACCGCGCAGTCCTGCACCAGAGCGCCGTCGACGGCGGGTGAGCTGACGATCAGCCAGTTACCGCCGAGACCAGCGGGGTTGGACGGGTCGGCGATCGGGCGCCAGTCGATCCGGTAGCGCCAGTCGGTGATGGCCGCGCTGTCGGTGCGCTCGCGGCGCCAGGCGGCGATGGCCGGCAGCGCCTCGCTCAGCGGGCGCTCCAGGTCCACACCGAGGGTAGCGGCGAGCTCGCCGCTCTCCACCGCGCGCCAGAACTCGCCGTCCGAGGAGGCGGCTTCGGCGGCAGTGGCCGGCGCGGCGGCGTCCAGCAACCAGTAGTGCTCGTGCTGGAAGGGGTAGGAGGGCAGGTCGACGTGTCCGGCGGCGGTGAGCAGCCGGGTCCAGTCGACGGTGGCGCCGTTGACGAAGGCCTCGGCGAGCGAGGTCAGGAAGCGGGTGGCGTCGCCCTGTTCGCGGCGCAGGGTGCCGAGCGCGATGCCGCCGCCGTTGGCGTCCAGGGTGTCCTGGACTCCGACGGTGAGGACGGGGTGCGGGCTGGACTCCACGAAGACGCGGTGTCCGGCCTTGGCCAGTTCGGCGATGGCGTCCTGGAGCCGGACCGGGTGGCGCAGGTTCTCGTACCAGTAACGCCCGCCCAGCTCACCGGGCTTGACCCAGTCGGCGGTGTAGGTGGAGAACATCGGGATGGCGGGCGCCAAGCCGGTGATGGGAGCCAGCGCCTCGGTGATCTCCGCCTCCAGCAGCTCCATCTGGGCCGAGTGCGAGGCGTAGTCCACCTTCACCCGGCGGGCATCGACGCCCGCCTCGGCGCAGACCACCATGAACTCGTCCAGCGCGGCAGCCTCACCCGAGACCACCACCGAGCCGGGACCGTTGACGGCGGCGATGCCGACCCGGCCCTCGAACCCGGCCAGCAGCTCACCGACCTTCTCAGCGGAGGCGAAGAGCGACACCATGCCACCCGAACCAGCCACCCGCGCCAGCGCCTTGGCCCGCAGCGCCACGACGCGGGACGCGTCCTCCAGCGAGAGCGCGCCGGCCACGCAGGCGGCCGCGATCTCACCCTGCGAGTGACCCACCACAGCCGACGGCGTGATCCCCATCGAACGCCACAACGCCGCCAACGACACCATCACCGCGAAGAGCACCGGCTGCACCACGTCAACCCGCTCCAGCAACGCGACATCCGTCAGCGCATCCTCCAACCGCCAGTCCACGAAAGGCGCCAGCGCCGCCGAGCACGCCGCGATCGACTCCGCGAACACCGGCGAAGCCGCCAGCAGCCCCGACGCCATCCCCACCCACTGCGAACCCTGACCCGGGAAGACCAGCACCACCCCACCGTCACCGACCGCCCGACCGGTCACCTGCTCACCACCGAGCAGCACCGCCCGGTCCTCGAACACCGACCGACCGCGCACCAGCGCCGCCCCGACCGCCGCCAACTCCCCGTCGACAGCGGCGAACCGCTCGATCTGCGCCCGCAGCGCCGGCTCACCCTTGCCCGACAGCACCAACGGCACCACCGAGGCATCGAGCACCGGCCGCTCGGCAACTGCTTCTGACGTCACGTCAACTACCTGCTCCAGGATCACATGCGCGTTCGTCCCGCTGATCCCGAACGAGGAGACCGCCGCCCGCCGCACCCGCCCGGTCTGTGGCCAGGCCGTCCGCTCGCGCAGCAGCTCCACCGCGCCCGCCGACCAGTCCACGTGCGGCGAGGGCGCGTCCACGTGCAGGGTCTGCGGCAGCACCCCGTGCCGGAGCGCCTGCACGGTCTTGATCACACTCGCCACGCCCGAAGCCGCCTGGGTGTGGCCGATGTTGGACTTCAGCGAGCCGAGCCAGAGCGGCCGGTCCGCCGGGTGCTCCTGGCCGTAGGTGGCCAGCAGCGCCTCGGCCTCGATCGGGTCGCCGAGTGAGGTGCCGGTGCCGTGCGCCTCCACCGCGTCGACCTGGTCCGCCGTCAGGCCGGCGGCTGCCAGCGCCTGCCGGATCACCCGCTCCTGCGCCGGACCGCTGGGCGCGGCAAGGCCGTTGCTCGCGCCGTCCTGGTTGATCGCGCTGCCGCGCACCACCGCGAGCACCTGATGGCCCAGCCGCCGCGCCTCGCTGAGCCGCTCCACCAGCAGCATGCCCACGCCCTCGGCCAGGCCCATGCCGTCCGCGCCGGCCGCGAAGGCCTTGCAGCGGCCGTCCTTGGCGAGCCCGCGCTGGCGGCTGAAGGCGACCAGGGTGCGCGGGTTGTACATCACCGCCACGCCGCCGACCAGCGCCATGGTGCACTCACCCCGGTTGAGCGACTGTCCGGCCAGGTGCAGCGCGACCAGCGAGGAGGAGCAGGCCGTGTCCAGCGTGATCGCGGGGCCTTCGAGGCCCATGGTGTAGGCGACCCGGCCGGAGGCGACGCTGGAGACCGAGCCGGTCAGCAGGTGGCCTTCCGAGCCGGCCGGCAGCGCGCTCAGACCGGTGCCGTAGTCCTGGTAGTTGATGCCGACGAAGACACCGGCCTTACTACCGCGCAGCGAGAGCGGATCGATCCCGGCCCGCTCGACGGCCTCCCAGGAGGTCTCGAGCAGCAGCCGTTGCTGCGGGTCCATCACCTGCGCCTCGCGCGGCGAGATGCCGAAGAAGCCGGCGTCGAACTTGCCCGCGTCGTAGAGGAATCCGCCGTGCCGCACATAGCTGGTGCCGTCCCGGTCCGGGTCCGGGTCGTAGAGCGCGCCGAGGTCCCAACCCCGGTCGCCGGGCAGGCCGGCGATGGCGTCGCCGCCGCCGTCGACCAACCGCCAGAGATCCTCCGGGGAGTTGACCCCGCCGGGGAAGCGGCAGGCCATGCCGACGATCGCGATCGGCTCTTCGTCCGTAGCGGTGGCTGCGGCGGTAGCCGTGGCGGCCGGTGCCGCTGCCGCCGTGCCGATGAGCAGCGTGTGCAGGTGGCGGGCCAGTGCCTGGGGCGTGGGGTGGCTGAAGACCAGCGCGGCGGGCAGCCGCAGGCCGGTGGCGGCGCCCACCCGGTTGCGCAGCTCGACGGAGGTCAGCGAGTCCATCCCGCTCTCGCGGAACGCGCGGTCGGCCTGGACACCGTTCCCCGCCTGGTGGCCGAGCACGGCGGCGGCCTCGCTGACCACCAGCTCCAGCAGCGCCTTGAGCTGGTCGTTCTCGTTCAGGCCGCGCAGCCGTTCGGCCAGCGCGGAGGAGGAGGGCGCGGGCCGGGCGCCGCCGGTGCTCGCGGCAACCGGGGCCTGGCCGGCGGGCCGGGCCTCGGGGATACCGGCCAGCAGCGGGCGCGGGCGGGCGGAGGTGAAGATCGGGCCGAACCTCGGCCAGTCCACCTCGGCGAGCGCGATGGTGGTCTCGTCGTGGTCCAGCGCCTGCTGCATGCCGAGCAGGGCCAGGCGCGGCGCGATGGTGGGCAGGCCGTGCCGGGCCGGGCGGTCCGGGTCGACGCCGGCCGGGGTGCAGCCGTCCCAGACGCCCCAGGCGATCGAGATCGCCGAACGTCCGCGTGCCCGGCGCCGTTCGGCCACCGCGTCCAGGTAGCCGTTGCCGGCGGCGTAGGTGCCGTGGTCGCCGCTGCCCCAGAGGCCGGCGACCGAGGAGAAGAGCACGAAGGCGTCCACCGAGTCGCGGTCGAGCAGCTCGTCCAGGTAGTCGGCGGTGCCGGACTTGGAGGCCATCGTGTCGTCGAACTCCTGGAGGCTGACGCCCTCCAGCGGGCCGAGCTTGATGTAGGCGGCGGCGTGCACCACCGCGCGGATCTCCGGCCCGTCGGCCTCCACCCGCTCGATCAACGCGGCCAGTTCGGCGCGGTCGCCGACGTCGCAGCTGGCGATGGTCAGCCGGGCGCCCAGTTCCTCGGTCTGCGCCCGCAGTTCGGCGAACTCCGGTGCGTCGGCGGGCCGCCGGGTGGTCAGCACCAGGTGCTCGGCGCCGCCACCGGCCAGCCAGCGGACCAGGTGCGGGCCGATCGCTCCGGTGCCACCGGTCACCAGCACGGTGCCGCGCGGCTGCCAGGTGCGCACCGGCGGGGTGTCGGCGAGCGGTGCGCGCTCCAGGCGGCGCAGCAGCAGGCCGGTGGGCCGGATGGCGACCTGGTCCTCGGCATCGTGGGCCAGCACCGCGCAGAGCCGGCCGGCCGCCCGCGCGTCGAGGTGCTCGGGGAGGTCGACCAGACCGCCCCAGCGGTCCGGGTACTCCAGTGCGGCGGTCCGGCCCAGGCCCCAGACCTGCTGCTGGGCGGGCGCGGACAGCACCTCGCCGGCGCCGACCGAGACCGCGCCCCGGGTCGCGCACCAGAGCGGGGCGTCCACTCCGGCGTCGCCGAGTGCCTGGAGCAGCACCAGGGTGCCCGCCACGCCGGTCAGCAGGTGCGGGGCGGCGGGAGCTGGCGTGCCGTCCAGCGCGAGCAGCGAGAGCGCGGCGTCCACCGGCCCGGCCGCGCGGAGCAGGGCGGTCAGCGCGGAC contains:
- a CDS encoding type I polyketide synthase: MTTEQKLRDYLKRATADLRQARRRLQELEESGSEPIAIVGMSCRFPGGVRTPEEFWELVAEGRDAVSAFPTDRGWDLATLQHADSERPGASYVRAGGFLYDAGEFDAGLFGISPREALAMDPQQRLLLETAWESLERAGIAPDSVRGTQVGTFIGSLAPDYGPPMHAAPGEHEGYLLTGNQLSVASGRIAYSLGLEGPAVTVDTACSSSLVALHLAVQSLRRGECAMALAGGVTVMSQPGIFVDLGRQRGLAADGRCKAFAAGADGFGPAEGVGMLLVERLSDAQRLGHRVLAVVRGSAVNQDGASNGLTAPNGPSQQRMIRRALLNAGLAAGEVDAIEAHGTGTPLGDPIEAQALLATYGQGRAADQPLWLGSVKSNIGHTAAAAGVAGVIKMVLAMRGGVLPRTLHVDEPTPHVDWSAGGVRLLTEAVAWPQTGRPRRAGVSSFGISGTNAHVILEQAPDELSETVAERPVVDASVLPLVLSGKGEAALRAQLERLSAVEGDPAAVAAALVRGRAVLEDRAVLLGDQQLTGRAVGDGGVVLVFPGQGSQWVGMASALMAASPVFAESIAACSAALAPFVDWSLEDALADALLLERVDVVQPVLFAVMVSLAALWHSMGVTPSAVVGHSQGEIAAACVAGALSLEDASRVVALRAKALARVAGSGGMVSLFASASTAGELLAGFEGRVGIAAVNGPGSVVVSGEAAALDEFMAVCATAGVDARRVNVDYASHSAQMEILEDEILQALAPISGLAPTIPMLSTYTGEWVKPGELGARYWYENLRHPVHLQQAVTELAKAGHRVFVESSPHPVLTVGVQDTLEENGGGIALGTLRREQGDATRFLTSVAEAFVNGATVDWSRVLTSSAQVELPTYPFQRERFWLDGSSAAPAAVAEADAADSEFWRAVESGDLAAFTETLGVAGDQSISTLLPALADWRRGRRDSAVLDSWRYRIAWHPTGEPDSARLTGRWLLILPQDGTAGELPAQVEAALSAAGAELVTLPVGAAALDRSALTALLRAAGPVDAALSLLALDGTPAPAAPHLLTGVAGTLVLLQALGDAGVDAPLWCATRGAVSVGAGEVLSAPAQQQVWGLGRTAALEYPDRWGGLVDLPEHLDARAAGRLCAVLAHDAEDQVAIRPTGLLLRRLERAPLADTPPVRTWQPRGTVLVTGGTGAIGPHLVRWLAGGGAEHLVLTTRRPADAPEFAELRAQTEELGARLTIASCDVGDRAELAALIERVEADGPEIRAVVHAAAYIKLGPLEGVSLQEFDDTMASKSGTADYLDELLDRDSVDAFVLFSSVAGLWGSGDHGTYAAGNGYLDAVAERRRARGRSAISIAWGVWDGCTPAGVDPDRPARHGLPTIAPRLALLGMQQALDHDETTIALAEVDWPRFGPIFTSARPRPLLAGIPEARPAGQAPVAASTGGARPAPSSSALAERLRGLNENDQLKALLELVVSEAAAVLGHQAGNGVQADRAFRESGMDSLTSVELRNRVGAATGLRLPAALVFSHPTPQALARHLHTLLIGTAAAAPAATATAAATATDEEPIAIVGMACRFPGGVNSPEDLWRLVDGGGDAIAGLPGDRGWDLGALYDPDPDRDGTSYVRHGGFLYDAGKFDAGFFGISPREAQVMDPQQRLLLETSWEAVERAGIDPLSLRGSKAGVFVGINYQDYGTGLSALPAGSEGHLLTGSVSSVASGRVAYTMGLEGPAITLDTACSSSLVALHLAGQSLNRGECTMALVGGVAVMYNPRTLVAFSRQRGLAKDGRCKAFAAGADGMGLAEGVGMLLVERLSEARRLGHQVLAVVRGSAINQDGASNGLAAPSGPAQERVIRQALAAAGLTADQVDAVEAHGTGTSLGDPIEAEALLATYGQEHPADRPLWLGSLKSNIGHTQAASGVASVIKTVQALRHGVLPQTLHVDAPSPHVDWSAGAVELLRERTAWPQTGRVRRAAVSSFGISGTNAHVILEQVVDVTSEAVAERPVLDASVVPLVLSGKGEPALRAQIERFAAVDGELAAVGAALVRGRSVFEDRAVLLGGEQVTGRAVGDGGVVLVFPGQGSQWVGMASGLLAASPVFAESIAACSAALAPFVDWRLEDALTDVALLERVDVVQPVLFAVMVSLAALWRSMGITPSAVVGHSQGEIAAACVAGALSLEDASRVVALRAKALARVAGSGGMVSLFASAEKVGELLAGFEGRVGIAAVNGPGSVVVSGEAAALDEFMVVCAEAGVDARRVKVDYASHSAQMELLEAEITEALAPITGLAPAIPMFSTYTADWVKPGELGGRYWYENLRHPVRLQDAIAELAKAGHRVFVESSPHPVLTVGVQDTLDANGGGIALGTLRREQGDATRFLTSLAEAFVNGATVDWTRLLTAAGHVDLPSYPFQHEHYWLLDAAAPATAAEAASSDGEFWRAVESGELAATLGVDLERPLSEALPAIAAWRRERTDSAAITDWRYRIDWRPIADPSNPAGLGGNWLIVSSPAVDGALVQDCAVALGKAGAEVIERTVAATDAETAHFVDLLRAAGPVDGVLCLLALDTSPTAQDVPRGLAGSLALVQALGQVRSTAPLWLATRGAVSTEPGAEPLDLSQAQLWGLGRVVGLEHPERWGGLVDLPEQWDGRSAERLGAVLAGLPCDDGTEDQLAIRPSGIHVRRLNRAPQPTRAPQPTRATNAPWRPHGTVLITGGTGAIGGHVARWLAVAGAEHLVLVSRSGPEAPGAEELCAELRQLGAQVTLAACEVADQAALTALVASVEAAGGEPIRAVFHAAGAGWTATLDETTTDLLADSATAKVAATRAIEAVLGEQLEAFVLFSSNAAVWGSTGLGAYAAANAFLDAFAENRAAQGRPVTSVAWGLWDGPGMAQGAATERMLRRGLRAMDPQRAVAALRQALEQGEVLLAVADLDWPRFHAAFAATRPRPLVADLAEVRQLLSAAAEAPEQPADRSSAYLATLAATPPTERVRALVELVRTHAAAVLRFDSPGAVPAERAFRELGFDSIIAVEVRNRLVKAVGQRLPATLVFDHPTPQLLAQHLAELLFPGSGQAVATDPAEAAIRDLIATIPLQRLREAGLEQALLRLATDPGPTPSAVAAEPAADAPDIDALDAESLIRLALDPSDS